One window of the Fusobacterium sp. IOR10 genome contains the following:
- a CDS encoding 4Fe-4S binding protein: MKTKNWYDYLWIVSIIYFSLGFFNILFAWTGLIFLFSPLIISLFWGNKSYCNFYCERSKLLNLIGNKFKFSKNKTMPKFLTSKIFRYSFFIFFMLMFANMIFFTFLVFNESENFSSFIKLFWSLKIPWEQHYNFVTYPNWIYQFALGFYSMMLTSTIIGIILSIFYKSRSWCGICPIGTMTQEICKFKNKK, translated from the coding sequence ATGAAAACTAAAAATTGGTATGATTATCTTTGGATAGTTTCTATAATATATTTTTCCCTTGGATTCTTTAATATACTTTTTGCTTGGACTGGTCTCATTTTTTTATTTTCTCCATTGATTATTTCTCTCTTTTGGGGAAATAAATCCTATTGTAATTTTTACTGTGAAAGAAGCAAATTGTTGAATTTAATTGGAAACAAGTTTAAATTTTCTAAAAATAAAACCATGCCTAAATTTTTAACAAGTAAAATTTTCAGATATTCTTTTTTCATATTTTTTATGCTTATGTTTGCAAATATGATTTTTTTCACATTTTTAGTCTTTAATGAAAGTGAAAATTTTTCAAGTTTCATTAAGTTATTTTGGTCATTAAAAATTCCTTGGGAACAACATTATAACTTTGTAACTTACCCAAATTGGATTTATCAGTTTGCCCTAGGATTTTATAGTATGATGCTCACATCTACAATAATAGGAATAATCCTAAGTATCTTTTATAAATCTCGTTCTTGGTGTGGTATTTGTCCAATAGGAACAATGACTCAAGAAATTTGTAAATTTAAAAATAAAAAATAA
- a CDS encoding 4Fe-4S binding protein, translating to MKSVLKAFVPKNKCVACGSCMESCPVGAISIFKGIYAKVNTNYCIGCKKCLGVCPISIIHFEEVKNEN from the coding sequence ATGAAGAGTGTATTAAAAGCTTTTGTTCCTAAAAATAAATGTGTGGCCTGTGGAAGTTGTATGGAAAGCTGTCCTGTAGGTGCTATTTCTATTTTTAAGGGCATCTATGCAAAGGTGAATACTAATTATTGCATTGGATGCAAAAAATGCCTTGGTGTATGTCCTATATCAATTATTCATTTTGAGGAGGTTAAAAATGAAAACTAA
- a CDS encoding Crp/Fnr family transcriptional regulator, protein MEKILKKTLDFWDDLLKEEKEELIKKLLIIKYKKGETIYHSKDKCTGVYIFYKGRARVFMSSSNGGEITLFRLYNGDISILSASCMFNNLDFETNMEFEEDTEIYVIPKGIMKKISDQNSKVKEFILEAVSEKFSNVMWIFNQYVFSNMARRLATSLYEYRSIFNSDTLKITHNSIAKDLGTAREVVTRLLKQFQIDGIIKMSRGEIKILNLEKLMKL, encoded by the coding sequence ATGGAAAAGATATTAAAAAAAACTCTAGATTTTTGGGATGATTTATTAAAAGAAGAGAAAGAGGAACTGATAAAAAAATTATTGATTATAAAATATAAAAAGGGCGAAACAATATATCACAGTAAGGATAAATGTACGGGAGTTTATATTTTTTATAAAGGTAGAGCTAGAGTTTTTATGTCTTCAAGCAATGGAGGGGAAATAACTCTGTTTAGATTATACAATGGAGATATTTCAATTTTAAGTGCTTCGTGTATGTTTAATAATTTAGATTTTGAAACTAATATGGAATTTGAAGAAGACACAGAGATTTATGTTATTCCCAAAGGAATAATGAAAAAAATTAGTGATCAAAACTCTAAAGTTAAAGAATTTATTTTAGAAGCTGTTTCAGAAAAATTTTCAAATGTAATGTGGATTTTTAACCAATATGTGTTTTCTAATATGGCAAGAAGGTTAGCAACATCTTTATATGAGTATAGAAGCATTTTTAATTCTGACACATTAAAGATAACCCACAATAGTATAGCAAAGGATTTAGGTACAGCAAGAGAGGTTGTAACTAGATTACTAAAGCAATTTCAAATTGATGGAATCATAAAAATGTCTAGGGGAGAAATTA